The following DNA comes from Heliangelus exortis chromosome 2, bHelExo1.hap1, whole genome shotgun sequence.
GCACTTTGCTCAGCTCTATTTGCATGAGAATAACATGAACGTGATAGAGGAAAACACGGAAAACgggagatggaaaagaaaacaacattgcgagagaaaaatcaaaatgtagAAGGGCAGAAAGAGCAGTTCGGCACCTTTCCTCCCTCAAAACAATTTCAACCCGCTTCCTATTAGCAACTTCATCCCAGAGGGCGGCTGGGCGGCTGACACCTGGGAGCGGGCGGGCCTGGGCCTATGTCTGGCCGGGCCGAGTGCCGCCGTTCTCCGCAACACCGCCCCGGCAGCTGCGGGTAGAACCGGAGAACCCTGGTGTTTATAGCAAGGAAAAATTACGTGCCCCCTATGCCTGCACGGCTGCCGGGAGACCCCTCAGTAGCTCGGCCAAGCACCCCACGCACCGCCTCTAGGCCGCCATCGCTCCCTCACCTCAGGGGTTGGCTGTCACCTCCTGAACACTTGGGCCCGCCCGCGGCTTGGAACCGCGTCCCCGCCTCAGCCCTGGGCGATACCATCTCAcgggggaggagaagggggatgATGAAGGAAGCCTCGCTCTTTCCCGTCACAACGACAGGAAGGGGGTTGCTGGAGAGTGGTACGCTCCTGGTCAGTCGGGGTGCTCGAAGGATTCTGCCCGGTGTTCGCCCGCTTCCTCTGCTTCCCGcccctctctgcttctccctcccccaACCCCCCCGCCCAGGTACGTGGTAGAGGCGAGGCGTCTCCCCCGCGCATGCGCGGTGGGCGCAACCGCTCAGTGTCAGCAGGGTTGGAGGAGATGGCGGAGCCTGGTCCGGAGCCGGGTACAGGGCGGACCGGCACCGGGACCGGGGCGGCGATGATGGCGGAGGGCGACAGCGAGAAGAGCGACAGCGTCACCGGAGGGGAGGCCGCCACCACCACGACCGCCGGCGCTGCGTCGTCACCGCCGTGCTCTCCTCCGGCGGCCGTTGGGGGTGAGAGCGGCGGGGCGAAGCCGCTGAGCGCGGCGGAGTACGCGCGGCGCGTTCACCAGTGGCTGTGGGACTCGTACTGCGGGTacctgggctggcagggctgcctCCCCGCCCTCCTCGCCtctgccgccgctgccgcctCCGCCGCCGGTCCCGCTCGCCCCGCCGCCTCGCCGCCATCCCCATCTTCATCACCGCCGGGGGCGGCTGCAGCCGCCGCAGCCTACTATAGCCCCTTCTACCTCTTCGCTCCGGCACCTGCCCACACAGCCACCACCGCGCCGGGGACCCGCGCCCCAACCACCGCTCCCGTCGCCCCTTGGCCGGGAACGGCGGGCAGGTTGGCCCCTCTGCCCAGGGCGGCCTCCAGCACCGGCGCCGCCAGCACCAGCGGCACCCCCAGGGAGACGGGGCGGCCGGCAGGTAAGTGGGGGACAGAGCAGGCGGGCAGCAGGACGCTGGGCTGAGCCGCTTCGcatgggggaggaagggagcgGCCCGCCGGGCCCACGGCACCAGTGGAGAAGCGGCTGGCGGCGCCGGGAGCCTCCGGTTTGCCGGAGGCTGTTGTGCGGGGtaagcaggggggttgggaacGGAGCCGTCGGCTTTATCCCCCGGCCCCCCCTTCGCCCCTTCTCGGCAGCGGTTTCGGTTTCCGCCGGGCCCCTCCGCCGCCGTTGTAGGAAACGGTGTCTggaggaggaagctgagggtTTGCGACGTTGTGGGTCGCTGCATTCTTCAAACCCGGGCCTGTAGCTGTGCCTTGTGAAAGGGGGTCAGCCCAAATACCCAGTTGGTAAATCCAGAACGTAATCCATAAGCGGGTTTGAGAGGGTTGACGTGTGTGTACAGCTTAGTACTTGCAAGATGTTTTCATGGCTATGAAGGAGCTTTTTTCCAGTGGAACTTGGTTCTGGTGGCCACAGCTTTAAAAGTAGCCTGTTTAGATGATGAGAGCTGGAGTTAACTATCATTTTTGGTGGGCTCTTGGTGCTCAAATAAAATCATTTAATGAAATTGAAGCAGAGAAGTAAAAACGTGCTTGCATTCAACAGGCTTGCAGCGGGAATGGGATAAACAAACGTCAGTTTCAGCAGACAGTGCATAACCGTGCTGCTGTTTATGTTTGTTCGAGAGTAAGACAAACTTCTTCTGGTCACATGGGAGGTTAAAACCTGGAGcacaaacatttatttcctcACAAATCTAGGAGTGCCTGGGTGACATTCCCCGAATGCTTGGTAGCACCTCGAGTAATGGTAGAAAGCCGTGGAGCAGAACACTGAGTGCTGAAAGACTTTGGAGAACTAAAGCCAGAGCTCCTGTCTTTTTGTAGGGCAAAGTACAGCATTACGGGTCTGTAACATTTATGAGCTCAGAGGCCGAGTGTGAGGGGAGAAcgtttttagttgttttttctttcttttgaaggGAAGGGATTTTAGCTTCTGAACTCTTACGGTTTGAGCAGATGTTTTTAAACGAGATTATAACACAAAATAGTGTTTTCTTTAATTGTGCCCTGCTTCTGAGTAATCTGTTGCTTATAAACAGATATTGCCAGTCACCGAAAATGATAATATGTCCAAAGGCTACACTGAAATGATTCTTAGATTTTAAGGTAGTTCTTCAGGAACTAAATCTATTAAAGCTAATGTAGGGCAAGCCTagcattcctgctgctgaacATGGAACACCTGGCCTTCTTAAGGGAGGGAACTCTGTGTACGACATAGTGCTGTGACACAATTATAAACAAAGGCCGTTGTTGTGCTGGTACTTTGGCTCCATGTTGCACAGAGATGTATCTGGAACAGCTGAAGTGATTATAGctccttcttttctgctgcagattATTACCCATGCAGAACGCTTGGCAGGGCAGGTCATGTATCCAGCCCGGTGCCACAGCAGTTTACAAGCCCAGTGTGGTTATGTAAGCTGAAATAAGTGAGAGCTTCTGTTAATGTTGCATATTTTATACTGCAGCGTCAAAAAATGGAATGGGTAACTGGCTCTTGCAGTTCAGTCTGTGTGCAGGTGTGTTTCAGAGCACCAGTATTAACAGCACTCTGAGCAGTAACAAGCTCTTTATGGGTGGTCATCAAGATTTAAGATgcttcctcccctctctccttttgGCCTTACAGCAGGAGATTACTTAGGGCTCCTCTACTGAGAACAACAGGGCAAAAAGTGCATCTGAGCCTCAGTTGTCATGTGGCAAACTGGTGCAAACCCATCTTTATTGCAGGCTTAATATAAGATGCTAGGCTTTGAGCTGAGATAAATGTGTGTTGTGTTTGGCTGTCCCTAACATCGAAATAGGAACTCCTGGCAAAATAGTGGATTTCTGTTGTGAAGTGGTTTCTGTTGTGGATTTCAAATCACTGCAAATCTGCCAGAACATAAGGGTTTCCAAGATTTTTTAACATAACAGAGCTTTAATGTTATTTCCTTAGCCCCACTTACCTTCATCCATATTCAGTCATTGAATCTAATGAATGTAAATTATATTGGGCCATTAATGTCAGTGTGTTCATTTTAAGAGAGCAAAAGAATGCTTTTATCTGGTGCTGTATGCTTAAACCAGGATTGCGTGACTGGCTGTGCTCCCTTCTGCTTTAAAGAATCTTTAATTAGAATTTAATTGACAACTTGGGCATGTTTTGGAGACATGACTGGAGACAAAATAGGCTGTGTTTTACTATGAAAGCTGATAtatctgattttccttttatctGAACTCTCAGATTGGCTGAACTCTGCTCTCTATGAAGCTATTTTAAATGAGAGAGCACAAAATTTGATCCATCTTCAATGTATTCCTGTTCTTTAGCAGGGTATAATCCTAATTATGAAGTGACTCAGGGTTCTGAAGGTTTGGCTTAGTTTAATAAGGATCTTATATCTTTAAACAATTCAGTGTATTTGAATTTATTCATACACTTTCTGGAATTTTCTTGAAGATGTGAACTGCAGTCAAGATCTTGATTATGTGCTTGCAATGAGGTTAATGTGAAACGTTCTTGAGATGGTAGTTTTAAATGTGTTAGTGCAGTAAAATCTGGGTAATGTTAACTGTTTCTCTTACAGGTCGAGAG
Coding sequences within:
- the FAM8A1 gene encoding protein FAM8A1; its protein translation is MRGGRNRSVSAGLEEMAEPGPEPGTGRTGTGTGAAMMAEGDSEKSDSVTGGEAATTTTAGAASSPPCSPPAAVGGESGGAKPLSAAEYARRVHQWLWDSYCGYLGWQGCLPALLASAAAAASAAGPARPAASPPSPSSSPPGAAAAAAAYYSPFYLFAPAPAHTATTAPGTRAPTTAPVAPWPGTAGRLAPLPRAASSTGAASTSGTPRETGRPAGREFIIPSLAHRFIAEMVDFFILFFIKATIVLSIMHLSGIKDISKFAMHYIIEEIDEDTSMEDLQKMVIVALIYRLLVCFYEIICIWGAGGATPGKFLLGLRVVTCDTSVLIAPSRVLVIPSSNVSMTTSTIRALIKNFSIASFFPAFITLLFFQHNRTAYDIVAGTIVVRRNGIR